The proteins below come from a single Streptococcus hyointestinalis genomic window:
- the pflB gene encoding formate C-acetyltransferase has protein sequence MATVKTNTDVFEKAWEGFKGNDWKEKASVSRFVQANYTPYDGDESFLAGPTERSLHIKKIIEETKAGYEAAGRFPMDTRATSIADIPAGFIDKENELIYGIQNDELFKLNFMPKGGIRMAETALKEHGYEPDPAVHEIFTKYATTVNDGIFRAYTSNIRRARHAHTVTGLPDAYSRGRIIGVYARLALYGADYLMQEKVNDWNALTDIDEETIRLREEINLQYQALGEVVRLGDLYGVDVRKPAMNTKEAIQWVNIAFMAVCRVINGAATSLGRVPIVLDIFAERDLARGTFTENEIQEFVDDFVLKLRTVKFARTKAYDELYSGDPTFITTSMAGMGADGRHRVTKMDYRFLNTLDNIGNAPEPNLTVLWSDKLPYAFRRYCMAMSHKHSSIQYEGVTTMAKEGYGEMSCISCCVSPLDPENEEQRHNLQYFGARVNVLKALLTGLNGGYDDVHKDYKVFDVEPVRDEVLDFETVKANFEKSLDWLTDTYVDAMNIIHYMTDKYNYEAVQMAFLPTRVRANMGFGICGFANTVDSLSAIKYATVKPIRDEDGYIYDYETIGDYPRYGEDDDRVDSIAEWLLEAFHGRLAKHKLYKDAEATVSLLTITSNVAYSKQTGNSPVHKGVYLNEDGTVNLSKLEFFSPGANPSNKAKGGWLQNLNSLAKLDFAHANDGISLTTQVSPRALGKTFDEQVANLVTILDGYFENGGQHVNLNVMDLKDVYDKIMKGEDVIVRISGYCVNTKYLTKEQKTELTQRVFHEVLSMDDAVQDLV, from the coding sequence ATGGCAACAGTAAAAACGAACACTGACGTCTTTGAAAAGGCTTGGGAAGGCTTCAAAGGAAATGATTGGAAGGAAAAGGCTAGCGTTTCACGTTTCGTGCAAGCAAACTACACCCCTTATGATGGTGATGAAAGTTTCTTAGCAGGACCGACTGAACGCTCTTTGCATATTAAAAAAATCATCGAAGAAACAAAAGCAGGTTACGAAGCAGCTGGTCGCTTCCCTATGGATACTCGTGCGACTTCTATTGCTGACATCCCAGCTGGTTTCATTGACAAAGAAAACGAACTCATCTACGGTATTCAAAATGATGAATTGTTCAAATTGAACTTCATGCCAAAAGGTGGTATTCGTATGGCTGAAACAGCCCTCAAAGAACACGGATACGAACCAGACCCAGCTGTGCATGAAATCTTCACAAAATATGCAACAACTGTTAATGACGGTATCTTCCGTGCCTATACTTCAAACATTCGTCGTGCTCGTCACGCACACACTGTAACTGGTTTGCCTGATGCTTACTCACGTGGTCGTATCATCGGGGTTTATGCCCGCCTTGCTCTTTACGGTGCTGACTACCTCATGCAAGAAAAAGTGAACGACTGGAATGCGCTTACTGACATTGACGAAGAAACTATCCGTCTACGTGAAGAAATCAATCTTCAATACCAAGCACTCGGTGAAGTGGTTAGACTTGGCGACCTCTACGGAGTTGATGTGCGTAAGCCTGCTATGAACACCAAAGAAGCTATCCAATGGGTTAACATTGCTTTCATGGCTGTCTGCCGTGTCATCAACGGTGCTGCAACTTCTCTTGGACGTGTGCCAATCGTTCTTGATATCTTTGCTGAACGTGACCTTGCTCGTGGTACTTTCACTGAAAACGAAATTCAAGAGTTTGTTGATGACTTCGTCCTTAAACTTCGCACTGTAAAATTTGCTCGTACCAAAGCTTACGACGAACTTTACTCAGGAGACCCTACTTTCATCACCACTTCTATGGCTGGTATGGGAGCTGATGGACGCCACCGTGTCACTAAGATGGACTACCGTTTCCTAAACACACTTGACAATATCGGAAACGCTCCAGAACCAAACTTGACCGTTCTTTGGTCAGATAAATTGCCTTATGCTTTCCGTAGATACTGTATGGCAATGAGCCACAAACACTCTTCTATCCAATATGAAGGTGTTACAACTATGGCTAAAGAAGGCTATGGTGAAATGAGCTGTATCTCATGCTGCGTATCACCACTTGACCCTGAAAATGAAGAACAACGTCACAACCTCCAATACTTCGGTGCACGTGTTAACGTTTTGAAAGCCCTTCTTACAGGTCTTAACGGTGGTTATGACGACGTGCATAAGGACTACAAAGTCTTTGATGTAGAACCTGTTCGTGACGAAGTCCTTGACTTTGAAACCGTCAAAGCAAACTTTGAAAAATCACTTGACTGGTTGACAGATACTTATGTCGATGCCATGAACATCATCCACTACATGACAGACAAGTACAACTACGAAGCTGTTCAAATGGCATTCTTGCCTACACGTGTTCGTGCTAACATGGGATTTGGTATCTGTGGTTTTGCAAATACTGTTGACTCTCTATCAGCTATCAAATACGCTACTGTTAAACCTATCCGTGACGAAGATGGCTACATCTACGACTATGAAACAATCGGTGACTACCCACGTTACGGTGAAGATGATGACCGTGTAGACTCAATCGCTGAATGGTTGCTAGAAGCTTTCCACGGACGTCTTGCAAAACACAAACTCTACAAAGACGCTGAAGCGACTGTATCACTACTTACCATCACGTCAAACGTTGCCTACTCTAAACAAACAGGTAACTCTCCAGTCCACAAGGGTGTTTACCTCAATGAAGATGGTACTGTCAACCTTTCTAAATTGGAATTCTTCTCACCAGGTGCTAACCCATCTAACAAGGCTAAAGGTGGTTGGTTGCAAAACTTGAACTCACTTGCAAAACTTGACTTTGCACACGCAAATGATGGTATCTCACTCACCACTCAAGTATCTCCACGTGCGCTTGGTAAAACCTTTGATGAACAAGTGGCGAACCTTGTCACTATCCTTGATGGTTACTTTGAAAACGGTGGACAACACGTCAACTTAAACGTTATGGACCTTAAAGATGTCTACGACAAGATTATGAAAGGCGAAGATGTTATCGTTCGTATCTCAGGTTACTGTGTCAACACCAAATACCTCACTAAAGAACAAAAAACTGAACTCACACAACGTGTCTTCCACGAAGTTCTCTCAATGGATGACGCTGTTCAAGATTTAGTTTAA